One window of the Parasphingopyxis algicola genome contains the following:
- a CDS encoding YdeI/OmpD-associated family protein, with the protein MTRDPRIDAYIEERTGAFAQPILRHIRAMLHGVDDAIEEGIKWGAPAFLYKGRTLAIMASFKEHAVLSFSRDKEFDLEGLGLEDKAGDAMGRLGRIESMDDLPPDDAIVALTRQAIALEKTGLPKKAKKPAVAVPPLPEPFAEALAVNREAQAVFDGFPPGARRDYVEWIAGAKREATRDKRIATAVEWLAEGKKRNWKYENC; encoded by the coding sequence ATGACCCGCGATCCCCGCATCGACGCCTATATCGAAGAGCGCACCGGCGCCTTCGCGCAGCCGATCCTTCGCCATATCCGCGCGATGCTGCATGGCGTGGACGATGCGATTGAAGAGGGGATCAAATGGGGCGCGCCCGCCTTTCTCTACAAGGGGCGGACATTGGCGATCATGGCGAGCTTCAAAGAGCATGCCGTGCTCAGCTTTTCGCGCGACAAGGAGTTCGATCTCGAGGGATTGGGGCTCGAGGACAAGGCGGGCGACGCGATGGGACGGCTCGGCCGGATCGAGAGCATGGACGATCTGCCGCCGGACGATGCGATCGTCGCGCTGACCCGGCAGGCGATCGCGCTGGAAAAGACCGGTCTGCCGAAAAAGGCAAAGAAGCCGGCGGTTGCGGTTCCCCCGTTGCCGGAGCCTTTTGCCGAGGCGCTCGCCGTCAATAGGGAGGCGCAGGCTGTGTTCGACGGTTTCCCGCCCGGCGCGCGGCGCGACTATGTCGAATGGATCGCAGGGGCCAAGCGCGAAGCGACGCGCGACAAGCGGATCGCGACGGCCGTCGAGTGGCTGGCCGAGGGCAAGAAACGAAACTGGAAGTACGAAAACTGCTGA
- a CDS encoding YjhX family toxin, which produces MNISKYEQRTLHVLAQGGHIKHEHENRCDGARGRITAITCFTREGHVLSDCTMSVFRKLKRRRLIISRGSGPYRISRKGLDAVRPQPDNR; this is translated from the coding sequence ATGAATATTTCGAAATATGAGCAGCGCACGCTGCACGTGCTCGCACAGGGCGGGCACATCAAACATGAGCATGAAAACCGCTGCGACGGCGCACGCGGACGGATCACGGCCATTACCTGCTTCACGCGGGAGGGCCATGTCCTTTCCGACTGCACGATGAGCGTCTTCCGAAAGCTCAAGCGCCGCCGGCTGATCATCAGCCGCGGCAGCGGACCGTACCGGATCAGCCGCAAGGGGCTCGACGCGGTCCGGCCGCAGCCGGACAACCGCTAG
- a CDS encoding GNAT family N-acetyltransferase, translating into MAEKSAIPITRNPAPADTEAAIRAAVRSATAMATDNESSHLATPEDADLFHAFLSDPAIHAPIYTLPRPLTRDSIRRFIERHLEERERGAGLLFLNFSGGEIGGYTDLAIWPHWAAGEMGGAVHPDRQGHRRGILGAERGFTWMFEALGLDLICETAAPDNVRTARLLDHLGFRRMGEVTSYRDDGTSRPSLVWEVTRAEWAARTPIEEAMPPTGAADTTGRKP; encoded by the coding sequence ATGGCGGAAAAGAGCGCGATACCGATCACGAGAAACCCGGCCCCGGCCGATACCGAGGCGGCGATCCGCGCGGCCGTCCGCTCGGCGACGGCGATGGCCACCGACAATGAAAGCTCGCACCTCGCCACGCCCGAAGACGCCGACCTGTTCCACGCCTTTCTGAGCGATCCGGCGATCCATGCGCCGATCTATACATTGCCGCGGCCGCTGACACGGGACAGCATCCGCCGATTCATCGAACGCCATCTGGAGGAGCGCGAGCGCGGCGCGGGCCTGCTCTTCCTGAATTTCAGCGGCGGCGAGATCGGCGGCTATACCGATCTCGCGATCTGGCCGCACTGGGCGGCGGGCGAAATGGGCGGCGCCGTCCATCCGGACCGGCAGGGCCATCGCCGCGGCATCCTCGGCGCCGAACGCGGCTTTACCTGGATGTTCGAAGCGCTTGGCCTCGATCTGATCTGCGAGACCGCCGCGCCCGACAATGTCCGTACGGCGCGGCTGCTCGATCATCTCGGCTTCCGGCGGATGGGCGAAGTGACGAGCTATCGCGACGATGGGACGAGCCGGCCCTCGCTGGTCTGGGAAGTCACGCGCGCCGAATGGGCTGCGCGGACACCGATCGAAGAGGCCATGCCGCCGACCGGTGCGGCCGATACAACAGGGAGAAAGCCATGA
- a CDS encoding limonene-1,2-epoxide hydrolase family protein: protein MTDNIAIIRNFIAAWSRLDAGELTGYFTETGTYHNMPAAPVSGHAALEQFIGGFIANWTRTDWDILTIMGEGDTVIAERLDRTRVGDIEIDLPCCGVFEMEDGKIAMWRDYFDMATYTRALGG from the coding sequence ATGACCGACAATATCGCCATCATCCGGAACTTCATCGCTGCCTGGTCGCGCCTCGATGCCGGGGAGCTGACCGGCTATTTCACCGAGACCGGCACCTATCACAATATGCCCGCCGCGCCGGTGAGCGGCCATGCCGCGCTCGAACAGTTCATCGGCGGGTTCATCGCCAACTGGACGCGGACCGACTGGGACATCCTCACCATCATGGGCGAGGGCGACACGGTGATCGCCGAGCGGCTGGACCGCACCAGGGTCGGCGATATCGAGATCGACTTGCCCTGTTGCGGCGTGTTCGAGATGGAAGACGGCAAGATCGCGATGTGGCGCGACTATTTCGACATGGCGACCTACACCCGGGCGCTGGGCGGT